Within the Saccharomonospora amisosensis genome, the region TCCCGGCTACCCGTCGACGCACGACATGGACACGCGGTGGCCGGATTTCGACTGGGTCGCGAAGGACGCGGTCCACAACACGATTCACCGGCTGCGGCCGTGGCGGGTGCCGATCCCGGAGAAGGCGACGGGGTTCGCGCTGTACTGGGATTACCCGCCGGTCGAGGGCCACTACGACGACTACACCGGAGAGGTGTCGTTCGAGTTCTAGGGAGGCAGCATGATCAGGGGCAGGATCGGCCGGATCGCCAAGGCCGTGGTCGCGGCGGTCGGCGGTCTGGCGACGGCGTTGACGCCGGTGGTGGCTGACGAGGTGATCGGGCTCGACGAGCTCGGCACCGTCGTGTCGGCGATCGTGGTGGCGGTGGGCACGGTGGCGGCGGTGTGGCGCGTCCCCAACCGGAGCAGCACCGATGGGTAGGGGCCAGCGGTCTGACGGTCGGGTCCCACCGACCCGGGACGGGCCGCAGACACCCCCGCCGCCACCCGAGCCGAAGAGGTGTGGCTGCCGCTGCGGTTGCCGCTGCTGAGACGTGAACCGCAGCCAAAAACTTCCCGCGACTGCAGTAAGTTTTCCGACCGTCCCCTGAGTGTGGTACTCAGGTGGCTGTTGCTTACTGCATGTCAGCAGTCGACGAGTTCAGCAGGCTGGACGCGGACGTTGTAGGTGTCCTCCACCGGCAGGCCTCCACGGTCCGTGCCGTCTATCCATCCACCAGTGAAGCCGCCCGCCTTATGGATCGCCGAGCGTGCCACGACAAGAGCCTGGCCGAACGCTGCCTGGTCATCGTCAGCGTCGATATACATGTTGATCCACACATTGCCAGTGGAGAGTTCGGCAGCGAGGTCGGCGTCCGTGGCACCCGGCTCCTCGACGAGAGCGTCCATCAGGTTGTCGAGGTCCTGATCCAGCGCATCGGGGGAGTCGGTGCGTACTGTGAACCCCAGTTCGATGTAGTACGTCATCGTTCCTCCTGCCAGCAAGTGCGACGCTTGAGTTGCATCCGCACGTTCAGGTTATAACTCTTATTGGGTGTGATACGGATCGTCTTCTTGTGACGATCCGGACATGAGCAGTACGCCTTGTAGTAGCCCTTGCCGCGCCATACCCTCCAGCCCTGCCGCTCCAGACTCTTGAGTAGCTTCTCCAGTTCAGGATCGGGATGTCTAGGGCGCGACATAAGACTCCATTCGGGCGATCTAGTACTTCCCGCTGCTCTGGGAGCATCGCAGTGGCTCGCTCACTCGTTAAGGTGATACCCCCAGTCGTGACATGCCTGTTATGTATCGGGCCGCCCACCCCCAGGGGCGGCCTCGGTCAACAACTCACTTTGGACGCGGATACCGGTCGGCGCACGCGCCACACTGCGGCGCGTCCCGCAGCCGCGCATCCAGCACCGACGGCCACACCAGCCAGCCGCACGCCGTGCGGCAGTACAGCTCACCGTCGTGGTCGCGGCCGTGGCCGATGACCGCGTGCCAGCCCTGGCCCACGATCCGCCACTGCGCCGTGGTCACGTGCGCAGGCAGGTCTCGCAGGGCTCGGCGTCGGCGGGTCTGTCGGCGAGCGGCAGCACACGACCACAGCAGGTCAGCACGACAATGTCGTCGTCGTGGTCGCGGGTCCAGCCGGCGATGTCGTGACGGGCACCATCGGCCGGCGCCAGTGTCGTGGTGCGAGTGCGCGCATCCATGCAGGTCACTGTAGAGCGCGTGGGGACGCGACCGTAAGCGTGCTCACCCGAATGGACGAGTGAGCGTAGGTTTGGCCGCGACACGTCCGGCTACGTTCCCGCGCGTGAGCGTCCCACCATTCGAGCCTGACCACGCGAGCCCGCGCTACCTGTATCAGCAGATCGCCGACCACGTGCAGGCACGCATCGAGGCCGGCGAGCTACCTGCAGGTGCACGATTGCCGCGCGAGACGGAGTTCGCCGACGAGTACGGGGTGTCGCTACGCACCGGCCGCCGAGCGGTGCAGGAGCTCCGCGAGCGCGGCCTGGTCTACACGGTGCCGATCAAGGGCACGTTCGTGGGCAAGCGCGACGAGTAGGCCTACATCGCTTGCTCGGCCTGGTCGTCATCGTCGTCGGGTCGCT harbors:
- a CDS encoding winged helix-turn-helix domain-containing protein is translated as MSVPPFEPDHASPRYLYQQIADHVQARIEAGELPAGARLPRETEFADEYGVSLRTGRRAVQELRERGLVYTVPIKGTFVGKRDE